The genomic DNA CAGGCCTTCGATCTCGAACGGCTCGCCCGGTTGGACAACGATCACGGGGTAATCGGGGTTCTCGGGAAGCAACTCGATGGTGCCGGCTGTTCGGCGCAGACGTTTGACGGTGACATCATCACCTAGCCTTGCCACGACGATTTGGCCGTTACGCGCTTCGCGTGTGGATTGCACGGCGAGCAGATCGCCGTCCATGATGCCGGCGTCGCGCATGGACATGCCGCGCACCTTGAGCAGGTAGTCGGGCTTGTGTTGAAACAGGCTGTTTTCCACGCTGTAGGTCTGGTCCACGTGTTCCTGCGCGAGAATGGGCGAGCCAGCCGCCACGCGACCGATCAAGGGCAAGACCAGTTGCGACAACCCTGGCATGGGCAGACTGAACTGGGTGCCGCGCGCTGCATTAATGGAGCGCACTGTGTCGCTGCGCAGGCGGATGCCGCGGGATGTACCGCTGACCAGTTCGATAACGCCTTTGCGCGCAAGGGCTTGCAGGTGTTCTTCGGCCGCGTTGGCTGATTTGAAGCCCAGTTCCGCGGCGATTTCAGCCCGTGTCGGTGGCGCACCCGTGCGGGAAATGGCCATCTGGATCAGGTCCAGGATTTGTTGCTGGCGTGCAGTGAGCTTGGGGTTGTCGAGCATGGCATTTCCAGTGTGTGTCACCAGGGTGGCGGGTAACCGTGTATTTACTGTGTATTAATCCAGTAGCTGTATTTTTCACCAGTTTTTCAAAGGATGCAAGTGAGCGCGCAAAAAATTGTCGTATTGGGAACGGGTGGAACCATCGCTGGCAAGGCTGCAACGCAGGGAGACAACATTGGCTACACCGCCGCGCAAGTGGGCGTGGAGCAGTTGTTGCACGCTGTGCCCGGCTTGCAGGCGGTAGCCCGTGGCGGTCTGGTGGCTGAGCAGATCGCGCAGTTGGACAGCAAGGACATGGAGTTCAGTGTGTGGCGCTCGCTTGCGCAGCGTTGTGCCAGAGCGCTCGCTGATCCCCTGGTGCGCGGACTGGTCATCACCCATGGCACCGATACGCTGGAAGAGACTGCCTGGTTTTTGCACTCGGTGCTGGATGCCCACAAGCCCGTGGTGCTGACCTGTGCGATGCGCCCTGCAACGGCTTTGACGCCCGATGGTCCGCAAAACCTGCTCGACGCCGTCGCCGTGGCGATGACAGCGGGGGCGCGGGGCGTTGTGGTGGTGGCTGCCGGCGTGGTGCACGGCGCACAGCGTGTCCAGAAAGTGCACCCCTATCGGGTGGATGCATTCAGCTCCGGTGATGCCGGACCGTTGGGCTGGGTGGAGGAGGGAGCGGTGCGTTTGGCACAAAATTGGCCTTTAGCGCAAGCAGGGCAAGCGCAATGCGCTATTGAAAATATAGTGAATTGCGCGCAATGGCCGCGCGTCGAGGTGGTCATGAGCTATGCGGGTGCCACGGGAGCTCTGGTGGACTCGCTGGTGCGCGATGGTGTGCAGGGCATCGTGGTGGCCGCAACGGGCAATGGCACGATTCACCAGGCCCTCGAATCGGCACTGCTGCGCGCGCAGGCGGCTGGTGTGAAAGTGGTGCGTGCCACGCGCTGCCCGGAGGGTCAGGTGCTGCCCAAGCCCGGCGATGCTCTACGGGACTCCCGGGGCCTGTCTGCGGTGAAGGCACGCATTGCGCTGATGCTGGAGCTGCTGCCTTGATTAAACGGTGGCCGAGTGGTAGTGGTGGGCGGCCACGGGCCGTTGCTGGCCCATGCCGCCACGCTTAGCTGGACAGGGCCTGTAGTGCGCGCGCAGTGATCTCCTCGACGCTGCCCGTGCCGCTGATGGCGCGGTACTTGGGGGCTGCGCCAGGCTCGGTCTTGGCCCAGTTGCTGTAGTAGTCCACCAGGGGGCGCGTCTGGTCGCTGTACACCTGCAGGCGCTTCTTGACGGTTTCTTCCTTGTCGTCTTCGCGCTGGATCAGTTCTTCGCCCGTCACATCGTCCTTGCCTTCCACCTTGGGCGGGTTGAACTTGACGTGGTAGGTGCGGCCGCTGGCGGGGTGCGAGCGGCGGCCGCTCATGCGTTCGATGATGGCGTCGAACGGCACGTCGATTTCGAGCACATAGTCGAGCTTGACGCCCGCGTCCTTCATGGCATCGGCCTGGGGGATGGTGCGGGGGAAGCCGTCAAACAGGAAGCCGTTGGCACAGTCGGGCTGTGTGATGCGTTCCTTGACGAGGCCGATGATGATGTCATCGCTGACCAGGGCACCCGAATCCATCACGGCCTTGGCCTGCAGGCCCAGCGGCGTGCCGGCCTTGACAGCTGCGCGCAGCATGTCGCCGGTGGAAATTTGCGGGATGCCGTATTTCTGGCAGATGAACGTGGCTTGCGTGCCCTTTCCGGCACCGGGGGCGCCCAACAGAATCAGTCTCATGGAAATCCTCGAAGGTTAGAAATCAGCTGGCACTGCTGGCAAGGGGGCGCAGCCAGGCGCCCGTGACGCAGTGCTCTCTTTGCGGTCAAGGATAGCATGTGCATGCCTTGCCCAGGCTTACGACGGCGCCCGCGAATGGGGCGGCCACGCGCTGGTTTTCAGGCCAGCAGCGCCCGCACCCGGTCCAGGTCTGCCGGGGTGTCCACGCCCGGGCCGGGGGCCTCGTCGGCAATGTGCACGGCGATGCGGTGGCCATGCCAGAGTGCCCGCAATTGCTCCAGCGCCTCCACCGCCTCGGTGGGCGCCTGGGCCAGACCAGGAAACTGGCGCAGAAAACCTGCGCGATAGCTGTAGATGCCGATATGGCGCAGCGGCGCAAATCCGTGCAAGGCGGCCACGCCGGGTGCAGCCTGCGCCGCGGCACCTTGCCACCAGGACTGGCCAGCGTGGTCGCGGGCGTGCGGAATGGGCGCACGGCTGAAATAGTGGGCCAGGCCGCGCGCGTCCAGCACCACCTTGACGACGTTGGGGTTCTCGTAGTCTGCCAATGTGTGAATGGCATGGGCTGCCGTGCCCATACTGGCTTCGGGGCGCGCAGGCAGCAGGGCTGCCACGGCGTTGATGAGGGCCGGGTCCATCAGGGGTTCGTCGCCCTGCACGTTGACCACCACGGCGTCGCCGTCCAGGCCCAGCTGCGTGCAGGCCTCTGCCAGCCGGTCGCTGCCGCTGGCGTGGTCGGTGCGCGTGAGCAGGGCCTGCACTCCGTGGGCCTGGCAGGCGTGCAGGATGCGCGGGTCGTCGGCGGCCACCACCACGCGGGCTGCGGCGCTTTGCGCGGCGCGGCGGGCCACATGCACCACCATGGGCAGGCCGGCGATGTCGGCCAGGGGCTTGTCGGGCAGGCGGCTCGATGCCATGCGTGCCGGGATCAGCACCGTGAAGCCCGCTGCCGTGGCTGGGCTCACGCCTGCAGCTCCTCGTCGGTCAGGGTGCGCGCCTCATTTTCCAGCAGCACCGGAATGCCGTCGCGCACGGGGTAGGCCAGGCGCGCGCTGCGCGACACCAGCTCCTGGCGCTCGCGGTCATAAGTCAAGGGGCCTTTGGTGACAGGGCAGACCAGCAATTCAAGCAGTTTGGGATCCATGGCGGCGTTTTCCGGAAATCAGGCAGGGGGGGGATGATAGCGGCGTGGCCTGCCACGGCGCGAGCCGGGCATCCAGTGCGGCGAAGAAGGCGGGATCGACCTCCAGCGCCAGCGGCACCGCCAGCGCATCGGGGTGCAGCGGCCAGAGCTTTACGGCGTCTTTTTCAGTGCAAATCAGCGTGAAGTGCTTGTCAATAAAGCGCTTCCAGCTATTGAAATCATAGTGATCTGGCAACGCCTCGGCACATGCCAGCGACAGGCCTTGGGCCCGCAGCATGGCAAAGAATTCCTCAGGCCGGGCGACTGCAGCCACGGCATGCACGGGGCCTTCGCGCAGGGACGCCAGAGGCACCTGCCGACCATCCGCGCGCAGCGCATGGGGCGCCAGCCGGCGCTGCAGCGCAAAACTGGGGTTGCGCCCGGCGGGGCGCGTGCCGGCGTGCAGCACCCAGTCCACAGGGCGCGGCCAGGGCTCGCGCAGGGGGCCTGCGGGCAGCAAAAAGCCGTTGCCCACGCCGTCGCTGTTGAAGACGCAGATTTCCAGGTCGCGCGCCAGCGCCAGGT from Acidovorax sp. T1 includes the following:
- the lexA gene encoding transcriptional repressor LexA, whose protein sequence is MLDNPKLTARQQQILDLIQMAISRTGAPPTRAEIAAELGFKSANAAEEHLQALARKGVIELVSGTSRGIRLRSDTVRSINAARGTQFSLPMPGLSQLVLPLIGRVAAGSPILAQEHVDQTYSVENSLFQHKPDYLLKVRGMSMRDAGIMDGDLLAVQSTREARNGQIVVARLGDDVTVKRLRRTAGTIELLPENPDYPVIVVQPGEPFEIEGLAVGLIRNTILM
- a CDS encoding asparaginase — protein: MQVSAQKIVVLGTGGTIAGKAATQGDNIGYTAAQVGVEQLLHAVPGLQAVARGGLVAEQIAQLDSKDMEFSVWRSLAQRCARALADPLVRGLVITHGTDTLEETAWFLHSVLDAHKPVVLTCAMRPATALTPDGPQNLLDAVAVAMTAGARGVVVVAAGVVHGAQRVQKVHPYRVDAFSSGDAGPLGWVEEGAVRLAQNWPLAQAGQAQCAIENIVNCAQWPRVEVVMSYAGATGALVDSLVRDGVQGIVVAATGNGTIHQALESALLRAQAAGVKVVRATRCPEGQVLPKPGDALRDSRGLSAVKARIALMLELLP
- the adk gene encoding adenylate kinase is translated as MRLILLGAPGAGKGTQATFICQKYGIPQISTGDMLRAAVKAGTPLGLQAKAVMDSGALVSDDIIIGLVKERITQPDCANGFLFDGFPRTIPQADAMKDAGVKLDYVLEIDVPFDAIIERMSGRRSHPASGRTYHVKFNPPKVEGKDDVTGEELIQREDDKEETVKKRLQVYSDQTRPLVDYYSNWAKTEPGAAPKYRAISGTGSVEEITARALQALSS
- the kdsB gene encoding 3-deoxy-manno-octulosonate cytidylyltransferase, translated to MSPATAAGFTVLIPARMASSRLPDKPLADIAGLPMVVHVARRAAQSAAARVVVAADDPRILHACQAHGVQALLTRTDHASGSDRLAEACTQLGLDGDAVVVNVQGDEPLMDPALINAVAALLPARPEASMGTAAHAIHTLADYENPNVVKVVLDARGLAHYFSRAPIPHARDHAGQSWWQGAAAQAAPGVAALHGFAPLRHIGIYSYRAGFLRQFPGLAQAPTEAVEALEQLRALWHGHRIAVHIADEAPGPGVDTPADLDRVRALLA
- a CDS encoding Trm112 family protein; the encoded protein is MDPKLLELLVCPVTKGPLTYDRERQELVSRSARLAYPVRDGIPVLLENEARTLTDEELQA